The following are from one region of the Girardinichthys multiradiatus isolate DD_20200921_A chromosome 9, DD_fGirMul_XY1, whole genome shotgun sequence genome:
- the LOC124873280 gene encoding uncharacterized protein LOC124873280 isoform X3: MKLCDKRSVLLANTENIEMRLFSSEEESVIITTQERKEENTFEQRYRYRYLEHPLAPDPEVDEDPLVEIKPRQQAEPKTKPSVCEETLYCSHIVDITDETDIEMESFPPIRLSDIELVEIKPSDHATSSQSSPNKAHHIKWKKLIPQKIRHVVKDVICLPREHYIAQLGRQMTPQLTALADVGLTARITVDSSWSANQMENRLVLLFQSQFLKKSGQRISFTYLQSVRSSKVLFVPETPAEGWTGEQVLRISENGALYIFSHHNYEQDQSEGSPHKTAVFNRRDLGPSKESQCPLVGQNQPYVCRAPERLTLNLDTILKLFRLKITSEDAQTHIKVSRDDVLSSALKEVRKPGFCFRSKPVIAFSEEKMESHEEAFREFFRLTLLELQQSCVFEGRQERLFLTYDLTALDDRMYYEAGVLIGWSLAHGGPGPCCLHPALFELMCCQSPSLEDFNWRDIVDAEAQLRLQELHNCTEEKQLSSSLCDWVSCCGIHGIHLACSNEIPAIYARLVKHYIYHRVASMISQFIEGLNSCGGLWDMVKSHWELFLPVMTRKEQRALSLEDFKQLFVFCFSNSDSELRAAEEATAAHWEKVLTMMVRHIFPLKTSSSSSQELTTCLRLVLLN, translated from the exons AGGTACAGGTACAGGTACCTGGAGCACCCTCTGGCCCCTGACCCCGAGGTGGATGAAGATCCACTAGTTGAGATAAAACCACGGCAACAGGCAGAACCCAAAACTAAACCCTCTGTCTGCGAGGAGACCCTTTATTGCTCCCACATCGTTGACATAACGGATGAAACAGACATCGAGATGGAG TCTTTTCCACCTATCAGACTTTCCGACATTGAGCTGGTGGAGATAAAACCAAGCGATCATGCTACTTCCTCCCAG TCTTCCCCAAACAAAGCTCATCATATTAAATGGAAGAAATTGATTCCACAAAAGATCAGACATGTGGTTAAAGATGTGATCTGTCTGCCAAGAGAACACTATATCGCACAGCTGGG TAGACAAATGACTCCACAGCTAACTGCTCTGGCAGACGTGGGACTGACGGCTCGCATCACGGTTGACTCCAGCTGGTCAGCTAATCAAATGGAGAATCGCTTGGTCTTGCTTTTCCAATCGCAGTTTCTAAAGAAATCAGGACAAAGGATTTCCTTCACATATCTACAG AGTGTGCGGAGCTCCAAGGTGCTGTTTGTCCCTGAGACCCCTGCAGAAGGCTGGACTGGAGAGCAAGTACTCAGAATCAGTGAAAATGGAGCTCTGTATATATTTAGTCACCACAACTATGAACAG GACCAGTCTGAAGGTTCACCACATAAAACAGCTGTGTTTAACAG GAGGGATTTAGGGCCCAGCAAGGAGAGTCAATGTCCACTGGTAGGACAGAACCAGCCTTATGTTTGCAGGGCTCCAGAAAGG CTCACACTCAACCTGGACACCATTCTGAAATTGTTCAGATTGAAAATCACAAGTGAAGATGCACAAACTCACATCAAGGTGAGCAGAGATGATGTCCTTTCCAGTGCTCTGAAGGAGGTGAGGAAACCAGGATTCTGCTTCAGGTCCAAACCTGTTATTGCCTTCAGTGAAGAGAAGATGGAAAGCCATGAGGAAGCTTTCAGAGAGTTCTTCAG GTTGACCCTCCTGGAGCTGCAGCAGAGTTGTGTTTTTGAGGGCCGTCAGGAACGTTTGTTTTTGACCTATGACCTCACAGCTCTAGATGACAGGATGTATTATGAAGCAGGCGTTCTCATTGGCTGGTCACTGGCTCATGGAGGACCTGGACCATGCTGTCTACACCCTGCACTCTTTGAG CTGATGTGTTGCCAAAGTCCATCTTTGGAGGATTTTAACTGGAGGGACATTGTTGATGCTGAAGCACAACTCCGTCTGCAAGAG CTGCATAATTGTACTGAAGAGAAGCAGCTCTCGTCCAGTCTGTGTGACTGGGTGTCATGCTGTGGAATCCATGGAATCCATTTGGCCTGTTCTAATGAAATACCAGCCATTTATGCCCGCTTGGTAAAACACTACATCTACCACAG GGTGGCCAGTATGATCTCCCAGTTTATTGAGGGGTTAAACAGCTGTGGGGGATTGTGGGATATGGTAAAATCACACTGGGAGCTGTTTCTGCCGGTAATGACGAGAAAAGAGCAGCGAGCTTTGAGCTTGGAGGACTTCAAACAGCTCTTCGTTTTTTGCTTCAGTAATTCAGACTCTGAGTTAAGGGCAGCTGAGGAAGCCACAGCAGCTCACTGGGAAAAagtcctcaccatg ATGGTGAGGCATATTTTTCCTTTGAagacctcctcctcttcatctcaGGAGCTGACCACTTGCCTCCGCTTGGTTTTACTAAACTGA
- the LOC124873871 gene encoding GATA zinc finger domain-containing protein 14-like — MVKSGICCSNNYNRCSNNNCISHNYNRCSNNNCSPHNYNCCSNNHNCFTDNHNCCSNNFNSFSNNYNCSSNNCCSNNYNSFSNNYNYSPNNFKCFNNNCSSNNHNFSNNYNCSSNNCCSNNYNSFSNNYNYSPNNFKCFNNNCSSNNHNFSNNYNYSPNNSFSNNYNYSPNNFKCFNNNRSSNNHSCCSNNYNRCSNNNCISHNYNCCSNNNCISHNYNRCSNNNCSPHNYNCCSNNHNCFTDNHNCCSNNYNCCSNNFNSFSNNYNYSPNNNCSSNNYNCFSNYNYSPNNFKCFNNNCSSNNYNRCSNNNCISHNYNHCSNNNCTPHNYNCSSNNHNCCSNNFNSFSNNYNCFSNHNCRPNNYNRCSNNNCSHHNYNCSSHNYNCSSNNHNCFTNNHNCFTNNHNCFTNNHNCCSNNFNSFSNNYHYSPNNFKCFNNNCSSNNHKCFSNNHNCCSNNYNRCSNNNCSPHNYSCSSNNHNCCSNNFNSFSNNYNYSPNNCSSNKYNCSSNNCNSFSNNYSYSPNSFKCSNNHNCFSNNHNCFSNNYNCCSNNNCSSHNYNCSSNNYNCCSNNYNCSSNNYNCSSHNYNCSSHNYNCSPNNYNYSPNNFKCFNNCSSNNHKCFSKNHNCCFNNYNCCSNNNCSHHNYNSFSNNYSYSPNSFKCSNNHKCFSNNHNCFSNNYNRCSNNNCSHHNYNCSYHNYNCSSSNHNCCSINYNCCSNNYNSFSNNYNYSHSNNCSSHNYNCFTNNHNCCSINYNCCSNNYNRCSNNNCITHNYNCSSNNHNCFTNNYNCCSNNYNRCSNNNCITHNYNCSSNNHNCFTNNYNCCSNNYNRCSNNNCSPHNYNCSSHNYNCSSHNYNCSSHNYNCSSHNYNCSSHNYNYSPHNYNYSPHNYNYNPYNYNFKCFNNNCSPRNYNCSSHNYNCSSHNYNCSSHNYNCSSHNYNCSSHNYNYSPHNYNYSPHNYNYNPYNYNFKCFNNNCSPRNYNCSSHNYNCSSHNYNCSSHNYNCSSHNYNCSSHNYNYSPHNYNYNPYNYNFKCFNNNCSSHNYNCSSHNYNCSSHNYNCSSHNYNCSSHNYNCSSHNYNCSSHNYNCSSHNYNYSPHNYNYNPYNYNFKCFNNNCSSHNYNCSSHNYNCSSHNYNCSSHNYNCSSHNYNCSPHNYNYNPYNYNFKCFNNNCSPHNYNCSSHNYNCSSHNYNCSSHNYNCSSHNYNYSPHNYNYNPYNYNFKCFNNCSSHNYNCSSHNYNYSPHNYNYNPYNYNFKCFNNNCCSHNYNHCSNN, encoded by the exons ATGGTCAAATCTGGCAT ctgctgctccaacaactaCAACCGTTGTTCCAACAATAACTGCATCTCCCACAACTACAACCGCTGTTCCAACAATAACTGCAGTCCACACAACTACAACTGTTGctccaacaaccacaactgtttCACCGACAACCACaactgctgctccaacaacttcaacagcttctccaacaacTATAACTGTAGCTCCAACaactgctgctccaacaactacaacagcttctccaacaactacaactacaGCCCCAACAACTTCAAATGCTTCAACAACAACTGCAGCTCCAACAACCACAA cttctccaacaacTATAACTGTAGCTCCAACaactgctgctccaacaactacaacagcttctccaacaactacaactacaGCCCCAACAACTTCAAATGCTTCAACAACAACTGCAGCTCCAACAACCACAA cttctccaacaactacaactacaGCCCCAACAACAGCTTTTccaacaactacaactacaGCCCCAACAACTTCAAATGCTTCAACAACAACCGCAGctccaacaaccacagctgctgctccaacaactaTAACCGCTGTTCCAACAATAACTGCATCTCccacaactacaactgctgttccAACAATAACTGCATCTCCCACAACTACAACCGCTGTTCCAACAATAACTGCAGCCCCCACAACTACAACTGTTGctccaacaaccacaactgtttCACCGACAACCACaactgctgctccaacaactacaactgctgctccaacaacttcaacagcttctccaacaactacaactacaGCCCCAACAACAACTGCAGCTCCAACAACTATAACTGTTTCTCCAACTACAACTACAGCCCCAACAACTTCAAATGCTTCAACAACAACTGCAGCTCCAACAACTACAACCGCTGTTCCAACAATAACTGCATCTCCCACAACTACAACCATTGTTCCAACAATAACTGCACCCCccacaactacaactgcagctccaacaaccacaactgctgctcaaacaacttcaacagcttctccaacaacTATAACTGTTtctccaaccacaactgcaggCCCAACAACTACAACAGGTGTTCCAACAATAACTGCAGCCAccacaactacaactgcagctcccacaactacaactgcagctccaacaaccacaactgtttcaccaacaaccacaactgtttcaccaacaaccacaactgtttCACCAACAACCACAATTGCTGCTCCAACAATTTCaacagcttctccaacaacTACCACTACAGCCCCAACAACTTCAAATGCTTCAACAACAACTGCAGCTCCAACAATCACAAGTGTTTctccaacaaccacaactgctgctccaacaactaCAACCGCTGTTCCAACAATAACTGCAGCccccacaactacagctgcagctccaacaaccacaactgctgcTCCAATAACTTCaacagcttctccaacaactacaactacaGCCCCAACAACTGCAGCTCCAACAaatataactgcagctccaacAACTGTaacagcttctccaacaacTACAGCTACAGCCCCAACAGCTTCAAATGctccaacaaccacaactgtttctccaacaaccacaactgtttctccaacaactacaactgctgttccAACAATAACTGCAGCTCCCACAACTACAATTGCAGCTCCAACAACTATaactgctgctccaacaactaCAATTGCAGCTCCAACAACTATAACTGCAGCTCCCACAACTACAATTGCAGCTCccacaactacaactgcagccccaacaactacaactacaGCCCCAACAACTTCAAATGCTTCAACAACTGCAGCTCCAACAACCACAAGTGTTTCTCCAAAAACCACAACTGCTGCttcaacaactacaactgctgttccAACAATAACTGCAGCCACCACAACTACaacagcttctccaacaacTACAGCTACAGCCCCAACAGCTTCAAATGCTCCAACAACCACAAGTGTTTctccaacaaccacaactgtttCTCCAACAACTACAACCGCTGTTCCAACAATAACTGCAGCCAccacaactacaactgcagctaccacaactacaactgcagctccAGCAACCACAACTGCTGCTCCATCAACTACAACTGCTGCTCTAACAACTACaacagcttctccaacaactacaactacaGCCACAGCAATAACTGCAGCTCCCACAACTACAACTGTttcaccaacaaccacaactgctgcTCCATCAACTACAACTGCTGCTCTAACAACTACAACCGCTGTTCCAACAATAACTGCATCACccacaactacaactgcagctccaacaaccacaactgtttcaccaacaactacaactgctgcTCTAACAACTACAACCGCTGTTCCAACAATAACTGCATCACccacaactacaactgcagctccaacaaccacaactgtttcaccaacaactacaactgctgcTCTAACAACTACAACCGCTGTTCCAATAATAACTGCAGCCCccacaactacaactgcagctcccacaactacaactgcagctcccacaactacaactgcagctcccacaactacaactgcagctcccacaactacaactgcagctccCACAACTACAACTACAGCCCCCACAACTACAACTACAGCCCCCACAACTACAACTACAACCCCTATAACTACAACTTCAAATGCTTCAACAACAACTGCAGCCCCcgcaactacaactgcagctcccacaactacaactgcagctcccacaactacaactgcagctcccacaactacaactgcagctcccacaactacaactgcagctccCACAACTACAACTACAGCCCCCACAACTACAACTACAGCCCCCACAACTACAACTACAACCCCTATAACTACAACTTCAAATGCTTCAACAACAACTGCAGCCCCcgcaactacaactgcagctcccacaactacaactgcagctcccacaactacaactgcagctcccacaactacaactgcagctcccacaactacaactgcagctccCACAACTACAACTACAGCCCCCACAACTACAACTACAACCCCTATAACTACAACTTCAAATGCTTCAACAACAACTGCAGCTCccacaactacaactgcagctcccacaactacaactgcagctcccacaactacaactgcagctcccacaactacaactgcagctcccacaactacaactgcagctcccacaactacaactgcagctcccacaactacaactgcagctccCACAACTACAACTACAGCCCCCACAACTACAACTACAACCCCTATAACTACAACTTCAAATGCTTCAACAACAACTGCAGCTCccacaactacaactgcagctcccacaactacaactgcagctcccacaactacaactgcagctcccacaactacaactgcagctcccacaactacaactgcagcccCCACAACTACAACTACAACCCCTATAACTACAACTTCAAATGCTTCAACAACAACTGCAGCCCccacaactacaactgcagctcccacaactacaactgcagctcccacaactacaactgcagctcccacaactacaactgcagctccCACAACTACAACTACAGCCCCCACAACTACAACTACAACCCCTATAACTACAACTTCAAATGCTTCAACAACTGCAGCTCccacaactacaactgcagctccCACAACTACAACTACAGCCCCCACAACTACAACTACAACCCCTATAACTACAACTTCAAATGCTTCAACAACAACTGCTGCTCCCACAACTACAACCATTGTTCCAACAACTAG
- the LOC124873280 gene encoding uncharacterized protein LOC124873280 isoform X1 — protein sequence MKLCDKRSVLLANTENIEMRLFSSEEESVIITTQERKEENTFEQRYRYRYLEHPLAPDPEVDEDPLVEIKPRQQAEPKTKPSVCEETLYCSHIVDITDETDIEMESFPPIRLSDIELVEIKPSDHATSSQSSPNKAHHIKWKKLIPQKIRHVVKDVICLPREHYIAQLGRQMTPQLTALADVGLTARITVDSSWSANQMENRLVLLFQSQFLKKSGQRISFTYLQSVRSSKVLFVPETPAEGWTGEQVLRISENGALYIFSHHNYEQDQSEGSPHKTAVFNRRDLGPSKESQCPLVGQNQPYVCRAPERLTLNLDTILKLFRLKITSEDAQTHIKVSRDDVLSSALKEVRKPGFCFRSKPVIAFSEEKMESHEEAFREFFRLTLLELQQSCVFEGRQERLFLTYDLTALDDRMYYEAGVLIGWSLAHGGPGPCCLHPALFELMCCQSPSLEDFNWRDIVDAEAQLRLQELHNCTEEKQLSSSLCDWVSCCGIHGIHLACSNEIPAIYARLVKHYIYHRVASMISQFIEGLNSCGGLWDMVKSHWELFLPVMTRKEQRALSLEDFKQLFVFCFSNSDSELRAAEEATAAHWEKVLTMVSDGEAYFSFEDLLLFISGADHLPPLGFTKLISLRFYSQDTSSSDMILPYAFEDSLELFLPRGVPEALDLLVVLNRALHRALDLRLQSDGDKISQEIVT from the exons AGGTACAGGTACAGGTACCTGGAGCACCCTCTGGCCCCTGACCCCGAGGTGGATGAAGATCCACTAGTTGAGATAAAACCACGGCAACAGGCAGAACCCAAAACTAAACCCTCTGTCTGCGAGGAGACCCTTTATTGCTCCCACATCGTTGACATAACGGATGAAACAGACATCGAGATGGAG TCTTTTCCACCTATCAGACTTTCCGACATTGAGCTGGTGGAGATAAAACCAAGCGATCATGCTACTTCCTCCCAG TCTTCCCCAAACAAAGCTCATCATATTAAATGGAAGAAATTGATTCCACAAAAGATCAGACATGTGGTTAAAGATGTGATCTGTCTGCCAAGAGAACACTATATCGCACAGCTGGG TAGACAAATGACTCCACAGCTAACTGCTCTGGCAGACGTGGGACTGACGGCTCGCATCACGGTTGACTCCAGCTGGTCAGCTAATCAAATGGAGAATCGCTTGGTCTTGCTTTTCCAATCGCAGTTTCTAAAGAAATCAGGACAAAGGATTTCCTTCACATATCTACAG AGTGTGCGGAGCTCCAAGGTGCTGTTTGTCCCTGAGACCCCTGCAGAAGGCTGGACTGGAGAGCAAGTACTCAGAATCAGTGAAAATGGAGCTCTGTATATATTTAGTCACCACAACTATGAACAG GACCAGTCTGAAGGTTCACCACATAAAACAGCTGTGTTTAACAG GAGGGATTTAGGGCCCAGCAAGGAGAGTCAATGTCCACTGGTAGGACAGAACCAGCCTTATGTTTGCAGGGCTCCAGAAAGG CTCACACTCAACCTGGACACCATTCTGAAATTGTTCAGATTGAAAATCACAAGTGAAGATGCACAAACTCACATCAAGGTGAGCAGAGATGATGTCCTTTCCAGTGCTCTGAAGGAGGTGAGGAAACCAGGATTCTGCTTCAGGTCCAAACCTGTTATTGCCTTCAGTGAAGAGAAGATGGAAAGCCATGAGGAAGCTTTCAGAGAGTTCTTCAG GTTGACCCTCCTGGAGCTGCAGCAGAGTTGTGTTTTTGAGGGCCGTCAGGAACGTTTGTTTTTGACCTATGACCTCACAGCTCTAGATGACAGGATGTATTATGAAGCAGGCGTTCTCATTGGCTGGTCACTGGCTCATGGAGGACCTGGACCATGCTGTCTACACCCTGCACTCTTTGAG CTGATGTGTTGCCAAAGTCCATCTTTGGAGGATTTTAACTGGAGGGACATTGTTGATGCTGAAGCACAACTCCGTCTGCAAGAG CTGCATAATTGTACTGAAGAGAAGCAGCTCTCGTCCAGTCTGTGTGACTGGGTGTCATGCTGTGGAATCCATGGAATCCATTTGGCCTGTTCTAATGAAATACCAGCCATTTATGCCCGCTTGGTAAAACACTACATCTACCACAG GGTGGCCAGTATGATCTCCCAGTTTATTGAGGGGTTAAACAGCTGTGGGGGATTGTGGGATATGGTAAAATCACACTGGGAGCTGTTTCTGCCGGTAATGACGAGAAAAGAGCAGCGAGCTTTGAGCTTGGAGGACTTCAAACAGCTCTTCGTTTTTTGCTTCAGTAATTCAGACTCTGAGTTAAGGGCAGCTGAGGAAGCCACAGCAGCTCACTGGGAAAAagtcctcaccatggtcagtg ATGGTGAGGCATATTTTTCCTTTGAagacctcctcctcttcatctcaGGAGCTGACCACTTGCCTCCGCTTGGTTTTACTAAACTGATCTCCCTGCGTTTTTACTCACAG GATACAAGCTCATCAGACATGATTCTCCCCTACGCTTTTGAGGACTCTCTGGAGCTATTCCTGCCGAGAGGAGTTCCAGAAGCCTTGGACCTGCTGGTGGTGTTGAATAGAGCCTTGCACAGAGCTCTGGACTTAAGACTCCAGTCAGATGGAGATAAAATCTCTCAAGAAATTGTGACATGA
- the LOC124873280 gene encoding uncharacterized protein LOC124873280 isoform X2 gives MKLCDKRSVLLANTENIEMRLFSSEEESVIITTQERKEENTFEQRYRYRYLEHPLAPDPEVDEDPLVEIKPRQQAEPKTKPSVCEETLYCSHIVDITDETDIEMESFPPIRLSDIELVEIKPSDHATSSQSSPNKAHHIKWKKLIPQKIRHVVKDVICLPREHYIAQLGQMTPQLTALADVGLTARITVDSSWSANQMENRLVLLFQSQFLKKSGQRISFTYLQSVRSSKVLFVPETPAEGWTGEQVLRISENGALYIFSHHNYEQDQSEGSPHKTAVFNRRDLGPSKESQCPLVGQNQPYVCRAPERLTLNLDTILKLFRLKITSEDAQTHIKVSRDDVLSSALKEVRKPGFCFRSKPVIAFSEEKMESHEEAFREFFRLTLLELQQSCVFEGRQERLFLTYDLTALDDRMYYEAGVLIGWSLAHGGPGPCCLHPALFELMCCQSPSLEDFNWRDIVDAEAQLRLQELHNCTEEKQLSSSLCDWVSCCGIHGIHLACSNEIPAIYARLVKHYIYHRVASMISQFIEGLNSCGGLWDMVKSHWELFLPVMTRKEQRALSLEDFKQLFVFCFSNSDSELRAAEEATAAHWEKVLTMVSDGEAYFSFEDLLLFISGADHLPPLGFTKLISLRFYSQDTSSSDMILPYAFEDSLELFLPRGVPEALDLLVVLNRALHRALDLRLQSDGDKISQEIVT, from the exons AGGTACAGGTACAGGTACCTGGAGCACCCTCTGGCCCCTGACCCCGAGGTGGATGAAGATCCACTAGTTGAGATAAAACCACGGCAACAGGCAGAACCCAAAACTAAACCCTCTGTCTGCGAGGAGACCCTTTATTGCTCCCACATCGTTGACATAACGGATGAAACAGACATCGAGATGGAG TCTTTTCCACCTATCAGACTTTCCGACATTGAGCTGGTGGAGATAAAACCAAGCGATCATGCTACTTCCTCCCAG TCTTCCCCAAACAAAGCTCATCATATTAAATGGAAGAAATTGATTCCACAAAAGATCAGACATGTGGTTAAAGATGTGATCTGTCTGCCAAGAGAACACTATATCGCACAGCTGGG ACAAATGACTCCACAGCTAACTGCTCTGGCAGACGTGGGACTGACGGCTCGCATCACGGTTGACTCCAGCTGGTCAGCTAATCAAATGGAGAATCGCTTGGTCTTGCTTTTCCAATCGCAGTTTCTAAAGAAATCAGGACAAAGGATTTCCTTCACATATCTACAG AGTGTGCGGAGCTCCAAGGTGCTGTTTGTCCCTGAGACCCCTGCAGAAGGCTGGACTGGAGAGCAAGTACTCAGAATCAGTGAAAATGGAGCTCTGTATATATTTAGTCACCACAACTATGAACAG GACCAGTCTGAAGGTTCACCACATAAAACAGCTGTGTTTAACAG GAGGGATTTAGGGCCCAGCAAGGAGAGTCAATGTCCACTGGTAGGACAGAACCAGCCTTATGTTTGCAGGGCTCCAGAAAGG CTCACACTCAACCTGGACACCATTCTGAAATTGTTCAGATTGAAAATCACAAGTGAAGATGCACAAACTCACATCAAGGTGAGCAGAGATGATGTCCTTTCCAGTGCTCTGAAGGAGGTGAGGAAACCAGGATTCTGCTTCAGGTCCAAACCTGTTATTGCCTTCAGTGAAGAGAAGATGGAAAGCCATGAGGAAGCTTTCAGAGAGTTCTTCAG GTTGACCCTCCTGGAGCTGCAGCAGAGTTGTGTTTTTGAGGGCCGTCAGGAACGTTTGTTTTTGACCTATGACCTCACAGCTCTAGATGACAGGATGTATTATGAAGCAGGCGTTCTCATTGGCTGGTCACTGGCTCATGGAGGACCTGGACCATGCTGTCTACACCCTGCACTCTTTGAG CTGATGTGTTGCCAAAGTCCATCTTTGGAGGATTTTAACTGGAGGGACATTGTTGATGCTGAAGCACAACTCCGTCTGCAAGAG CTGCATAATTGTACTGAAGAGAAGCAGCTCTCGTCCAGTCTGTGTGACTGGGTGTCATGCTGTGGAATCCATGGAATCCATTTGGCCTGTTCTAATGAAATACCAGCCATTTATGCCCGCTTGGTAAAACACTACATCTACCACAG GGTGGCCAGTATGATCTCCCAGTTTATTGAGGGGTTAAACAGCTGTGGGGGATTGTGGGATATGGTAAAATCACACTGGGAGCTGTTTCTGCCGGTAATGACGAGAAAAGAGCAGCGAGCTTTGAGCTTGGAGGACTTCAAACAGCTCTTCGTTTTTTGCTTCAGTAATTCAGACTCTGAGTTAAGGGCAGCTGAGGAAGCCACAGCAGCTCACTGGGAAAAagtcctcaccatggtcagtg ATGGTGAGGCATATTTTTCCTTTGAagacctcctcctcttcatctcaGGAGCTGACCACTTGCCTCCGCTTGGTTTTACTAAACTGATCTCCCTGCGTTTTTACTCACAG GATACAAGCTCATCAGACATGATTCTCCCCTACGCTTTTGAGGACTCTCTGGAGCTATTCCTGCCGAGAGGAGTTCCAGAAGCCTTGGACCTGCTGGTGGTGTTGAATAGAGCCTTGCACAGAGCTCTGGACTTAAGACTCCAGTCAGATGGAGATAAAATCTCTCAAGAAATTGTGACATGA